In a single window of the Streptacidiphilus sp. P02-A3a genome:
- a CDS encoding site-2 protease family protein, translated as MSVHDSRPHSDRRISPIFLALLAVLGASGGALWTGWGNPRIGVFLFVVAGWLVSLCLHEYAHARAALHSGDISIGTKGYLTLNPLKYTHPVYSFIMPLVFIILGGIALPGGAVFIERGRIHGKWKHSLISAAGPAINALCALLLLGLLTPVSAPTGPTLTGPEYFYSAVGYLALLQLMAAILNLLPVPGLDGYGIIEPWLSYNNRRAFANLAPYGMIIVFLLLWNTTINNWFFNDIIFNIMRWFGQAWGYSNEGNYLFHFFNLNLGSVFGH; from the coding sequence ATGAGCGTCCACGACAGTCGTCCCCACTCCGACCGGAGGATCAGCCCGATCTTCCTGGCCCTGCTCGCCGTCCTCGGCGCGTCCGGGGGCGCCCTGTGGACGGGCTGGGGGAACCCCAGGATCGGGGTGTTCCTGTTCGTCGTGGCCGGGTGGCTGGTGTCGCTGTGCCTGCACGAGTACGCGCACGCCCGGGCGGCGCTGCACAGCGGGGACATCTCCATCGGCACCAAGGGCTACCTGACGCTGAACCCGCTGAAGTACACGCACCCGGTGTACAGCTTCATCATGCCGCTGGTGTTCATCATCCTCGGCGGTATCGCGCTGCCCGGCGGCGCGGTGTTCATCGAGCGGGGCCGGATCCACGGCAAGTGGAAGCACAGCCTGATCTCGGCGGCGGGCCCGGCGATCAACGCGCTCTGCGCGCTGCTGCTGCTCGGCCTGCTGACGCCGGTGTCGGCGCCGACCGGGCCGACGCTGACCGGCCCGGAGTACTTCTACAGCGCGGTCGGGTACCTGGCGCTGCTCCAGCTGATGGCGGCCATCCTGAACCTGCTGCCGGTCCCGGGGCTGGACGGCTACGGCATCATCGAGCCCTGGCTGTCGTACAACAACCGCCGGGCGTTCGCGAACCTCGCGCCCTACGGCATGATCATCGTCTTCCTGCTGCTGTGGAACACCACGATCAACAACTGGTTCTTCAACGACATCATCTTCAACATCATGCGGTGGTTCGGGCAGGCCTGGGGCTACTCAAACGAGGGGAACTACCTGTTCCACTTCTTCAACCTGAACCTCGGCAGCGTCTTCGGGCACTGA
- a CDS encoding N-acetyltransferase has protein sequence MATPADVDAVVAAMTTAFFDDPMWGPAFPDVDRRAEQASALWRLLVTSSLRYPWLLVTPNVESAALWIPPGERELTPEEEDGFEGFLVDTTGRKVADGILDLLGKLDEARPSEPHFYLSLLATHSDHRGHGLGMGLLRESLARTDALGAPAYLESCNPANNKRYAGAGFTPLRTITLADGHPVTTMWRPAGG, from the coding sequence GTGGCGACACCTGCGGACGTCGACGCGGTCGTCGCCGCCATGACCACGGCGTTCTTCGACGACCCGATGTGGGGTCCGGCGTTCCCGGACGTCGACCGCCGCGCCGAGCAGGCGTCCGCCCTGTGGCGGCTGCTGGTGACCTCCTCGCTGCGGTACCCGTGGCTGCTGGTGACCCCGAACGTCGAGTCTGCGGCGCTGTGGATCCCGCCGGGCGAAAGGGAGTTGACGCCCGAGGAGGAGGACGGCTTCGAGGGCTTCCTGGTCGACACCACCGGCCGGAAGGTCGCCGACGGCATCCTCGACCTGCTCGGCAAGCTGGACGAGGCACGGCCGAGCGAGCCGCACTTCTACCTGAGCCTGCTCGCCACGCACAGCGACCACCGTGGCCACGGCCTCGGCATGGGGCTGCTCCGGGAGAGCCTGGCCCGTACCGACGCGCTCGGCGCGCCGGCCTACCTGGAGTCGTGCAACCCGGCCAACAACAAGCGGTACGCCGGGGCCGGCTTCACCCCGCTGCGGACGATCACCCTGGCGGACGGACATCCGGTGACCACCATGTGGCGTCCGGCAGGAGGCTGA
- a CDS encoding serine hydrolase domain-containing protein — MDQHTTHGTVATGFEAVREEFHAVAAAEGGDYAAQLTIYHQGKQVVDLWTGPEISGDSLTGVYSCTKGAAYLVAALLVQQGALELDQQVSYYWPEFGAAGKQHLTVRELLAHRAGVVGAVAGFTLDELADDRVLAARMAAQTPYWRPGTAFGYHALVAGALIGEVVFRATGRSIQQHFEEHIRAPYGIDFYLGLPPEQEPRFLTTQPMRPTPEQLAQVAANPVTPPALLGIAFNQKRPDAPALDTLPNHPVIRAKAPASVGGVASARGLARMYAAATTGTDGLPPLLTPDTVAAFGQIQSVGLNLVTGGHSAYGVGFTAVADLYPVLNPGSFGHPGADGSQSFADPHSGLAYGYTRRRYAFPGGAAAENTRLVRAAADAANATVPASAAT, encoded by the coding sequence ATGGACCAGCACACCACGCACGGCACCGTCGCCACCGGCTTCGAAGCGGTCCGCGAGGAGTTCCACGCGGTCGCCGCGGCGGAGGGCGGCGACTACGCGGCACAACTGACGATATATCACCAGGGGAAGCAGGTCGTGGACTTGTGGACCGGACCGGAGATCTCCGGCGACTCGCTGACCGGCGTGTACTCCTGCACCAAGGGCGCCGCCTACCTGGTGGCCGCGCTGCTGGTGCAGCAGGGCGCACTTGAGCTCGATCAGCAAGTGAGCTACTACTGGCCCGAGTTCGGCGCGGCTGGCAAGCAACACCTCACCGTGCGCGAGCTGTTGGCGCACCGCGCGGGTGTGGTCGGCGCGGTCGCGGGCTTCACCCTGGACGAGCTCGCCGACGACCGGGTGCTGGCCGCCCGGATGGCGGCGCAGACCCCCTACTGGCGGCCGGGGACCGCCTTCGGCTACCACGCGCTGGTGGCCGGGGCGCTGATCGGCGAGGTGGTGTTCCGGGCCACCGGCCGCAGCATCCAGCAGCACTTCGAGGAGCACATCCGCGCGCCCTACGGCATCGACTTCTACCTGGGGCTCCCGCCGGAGCAGGAGCCGCGCTTCCTCACCACCCAGCCGATGCGGCCCACCCCGGAGCAGCTGGCGCAGGTGGCCGCGAACCCGGTGACGCCACCGGCCCTGCTCGGCATCGCCTTCAACCAGAAGCGGCCGGACGCGCCCGCCCTGGACACCCTGCCCAACCACCCGGTGATCCGGGCCAAGGCCCCGGCCTCGGTCGGCGGCGTCGCCTCCGCGCGCGGACTGGCGCGGATGTACGCGGCGGCGACCACCGGCACCGACGGCCTCCCGCCGCTGCTGACGCCGGACACGGTGGCCGCCTTCGGGCAGATCCAGTCCGTCGGCCTGAACCTGGTCACCGGCGGCCACAGCGCCTACGGCGTCGGCTTCACCGCCGTCGCGGACCTCTACCCGGTGCTCAACCCCGGCTCCTTCGGCCACCCCGGCGCGGACGGCTCCCAGTCCTTCGCCGACCCGCACAGCGGTCTCGCCTACGGCTACACCCGCCGCCGCTACGCCTTCCCCGGCGGCGCGGCAGCCGAGAACACCCGCCTGGTCCGCGCCGCCGCCGACGCGGCCAACGCCACCGTTCCGGCTTCGGCCGCGACCTGA
- a CDS encoding BTAD domain-containing putative transcriptional regulator produces the protein MDDNGQVQYGILGTTQALRNDGTPVAVGGPRLRALLAALALRAGKPVPSWVLIEEVWGQDPPADPQDALQTLVARLRRALGPQELASVPDGYRLTSADTDLSRFEALAAEDSAESLRAALALWRGPALVDLPDRTDAAARCEAQREAARRRLLEAELALGRAEEVLRELAGMVERQPLDESLQLLRLRALSAAGRAPEALLGYEEFRLRLADALGTDPGPALRALHATLLTHPGPVDPVPVAPPEAIAVPVPVPVPASAAANFRPRLTSFVGRDADLVGLRSALAGRRLLTLTGPGGSGKTRLAQEAARSEPAEAFPDGVWLVELAPLDDPQSVPGAVLSALGLRATLLHVGSKTAEVLGTPAEPDSPMERLLDHCAGRRLLIVLDNCEHLVQAAAELAEQIVANCPGVTVLATSREPLGVPGEAVLPVEPLPDRAALRLLAERGAVDPERDPEACAEICRRLDGLPLAIELAAARLRALTPRQLADRLDRRFQLLTGGSRTHLPRQQTLRAVVDWSWDLLDKPERLLLARLSVFAGGWTLDAAEQVCVDEWLPSAEIAPLLASLVDKSLVQASLESSAPRYRMLETIHEYATERRQELPDSQQMTDRHICHYRELARVTDPLLRGRDQRAALDLLEVEHDNLRTALRRAVATGAEHDALSLALSLSWFWQLRNYESESHTWFAAATALHPGDPFAVPPVPLVQGPMDLPPPWSPEVLAEARRAVALCGFVSAQTVFSRNPDPELVLAGDRVRLAYPPELPQSATLPALFRVYALMFTGQFEYIVDTVEDIVRGCRAQGLEWELAFALQLRGKISNDQPDALPAARADAQESLDLFTRLGDSWGMAEALAGQAENASFTGDFELAVHASGRAIELARGIGAEPDLAMLEVRHGDALVCLGRLDEGERYLLAGIADARTHGPRGQGAGFFGSCMLALLRAHQGRLDEARTLVEALLRGPELSFGEQLAGLVEGMLGWLDARQGHPREGLLRLRAGVAQLERQEIPSPWSVGQLALVLAPSVASVLLENARHQPAPGAAPADYAWDAAALLGAYEALRIRPVNHYLEHLEVQATTEALRQLLGDQAFDRAHARGRQLDLVGAVALMRGDGPDQEQREPGRSD, from the coding sequence ATGGACGACAATGGCCAGGTGCAGTACGGCATCCTCGGGACCACACAGGCGCTTCGGAACGACGGCACCCCGGTCGCGGTCGGGGGGCCGCGGCTGCGCGCGCTGCTGGCCGCGCTGGCGCTGCGGGCCGGGAAACCGGTCCCATCCTGGGTGCTGATCGAGGAGGTCTGGGGGCAGGACCCGCCGGCCGACCCGCAGGACGCGCTGCAGACGCTGGTGGCCCGGCTGCGCCGGGCGCTCGGACCGCAGGAGCTGGCCTCCGTCCCCGACGGGTACCGGCTGACCTCGGCCGACACGGATCTGTCGCGGTTCGAGGCGCTGGCCGCCGAGGACAGCGCCGAGTCGCTGCGCGCCGCGCTGGCCCTGTGGCGCGGGCCCGCGCTCGTGGACCTGCCGGACCGCACCGACGCCGCCGCCCGCTGCGAGGCGCAGCGCGAGGCGGCGCGGCGGCGGCTGCTGGAGGCGGAGCTGGCGCTGGGCCGGGCCGAGGAGGTGCTCCGGGAGCTGGCCGGGATGGTCGAGCGGCAGCCACTGGACGAGTCGTTGCAGCTCCTGCGGCTGCGCGCGCTGAGCGCGGCCGGGCGCGCCCCGGAGGCGCTGCTCGGGTACGAGGAGTTCCGGCTCCGCCTGGCCGACGCCCTGGGCACCGACCCGGGCCCGGCGCTCCGCGCCCTGCACGCCACCCTGCTGACCCACCCCGGCCCGGTGGACCCGGTGCCGGTGGCACCACCCGAGGCCATAGCCGTGCCCGTACCCGTGCCCGTGCCCGCCTCCGCTGCGGCGAACTTCCGGCCCCGGTTGACCAGCTTCGTCGGGCGGGACGCCGACCTGGTCGGCCTGCGGTCCGCGCTGGCGGGGCGGCGGCTGCTGACGCTGACCGGCCCGGGCGGCAGCGGCAAGACCCGGCTGGCGCAGGAGGCCGCCCGCAGCGAGCCGGCCGAGGCCTTCCCGGACGGCGTGTGGCTGGTCGAGCTGGCGCCGCTGGACGATCCGCAGTCCGTGCCCGGCGCGGTCCTCAGCGCGCTGGGCCTGCGGGCGACCCTGCTGCACGTCGGCAGCAAGACGGCGGAGGTGCTGGGCACACCCGCCGAGCCGGACTCGCCGATGGAACGGCTGCTCGACCACTGCGCCGGGCGGCGGCTGCTGATCGTGCTGGACAACTGCGAGCACCTGGTCCAGGCGGCGGCCGAACTCGCCGAGCAGATCGTGGCGAACTGTCCCGGGGTGACCGTGCTGGCGACCAGCCGCGAACCGCTGGGAGTGCCGGGCGAGGCGGTACTGCCGGTCGAGCCGCTGCCGGACCGGGCCGCGCTGCGGCTGCTGGCCGAGCGCGGCGCGGTCGATCCCGAGCGCGATCCGGAGGCCTGCGCGGAGATCTGCCGACGGCTGGACGGGCTGCCGCTGGCGATCGAGCTGGCGGCGGCCCGGCTACGGGCACTGACGCCACGTCAGCTCGCCGACCGGCTCGACCGCCGCTTCCAGTTGCTCACCGGCGGCAGCCGCACCCACCTGCCCCGGCAGCAGACGCTGCGGGCGGTGGTGGACTGGAGCTGGGATCTGCTGGACAAGCCGGAGCGGCTGCTGCTGGCCCGGCTGTCGGTGTTCGCGGGCGGCTGGACCCTGGACGCCGCCGAGCAGGTCTGCGTGGACGAATGGCTGCCGTCGGCCGAGATCGCCCCGCTGCTGGCCTCACTGGTCGACAAGTCGCTGGTCCAGGCGTCGCTGGAGTCGTCCGCCCCGCGCTACCGGATGCTGGAGACCATCCACGAGTACGCGACTGAGCGACGACAGGAACTGCCGGACAGTCAACAGATGACAGATCGCCATATCTGTCACTACCGTGAGCTGGCCCGGGTCACCGATCCGCTGCTGCGCGGCCGGGACCAGCGCGCCGCCCTCGACCTGCTGGAGGTCGAGCACGACAACCTCCGGACCGCCCTGCGCCGCGCCGTCGCCACCGGTGCCGAGCACGACGCGCTCTCCCTGGCGCTGTCCCTGTCCTGGTTCTGGCAGCTGCGCAACTACGAGTCCGAGAGCCACACCTGGTTCGCCGCCGCCACCGCGCTGCATCCGGGCGACCCGTTCGCGGTGCCGCCGGTGCCGCTCGTCCAGGGCCCGATGGACCTGCCCCCGCCCTGGTCGCCGGAGGTGCTGGCGGAGGCCCGCCGGGCCGTGGCGCTGTGCGGGTTCGTCAGCGCCCAGACCGTCTTCAGTCGCAACCCCGACCCGGAACTGGTCCTGGCCGGCGACCGGGTGCGTCTGGCCTACCCGCCGGAGCTGCCGCAGTCCGCCACGCTCCCGGCGCTGTTCCGGGTCTACGCGCTGATGTTCACCGGCCAGTTCGAGTACATCGTCGACACCGTCGAGGACATCGTCCGGGGCTGCCGGGCGCAGGGGCTGGAGTGGGAGCTGGCCTTCGCGCTGCAACTGCGCGGCAAGATCTCCAACGACCAGCCCGACGCCCTGCCCGCCGCCCGCGCGGACGCCCAGGAGAGCCTGGACCTGTTCACCCGCCTCGGCGACAGCTGGGGCATGGCCGAGGCGCTGGCCGGTCAGGCCGAGAACGCGAGCTTCACCGGCGACTTCGAACTCGCCGTGCACGCCTCCGGCCGGGCCATCGAACTCGCCCGGGGCATCGGCGCCGAGCCGGACCTGGCCATGCTCGAAGTCCGGCACGGCGACGCGCTGGTCTGCCTCGGCCGACTGGACGAGGGGGAGCGGTACCTGCTCGCGGGCATCGCCGACGCCAGGACACACGGCCCCCGGGGGCAGGGCGCGGGCTTCTTCGGCAGCTGCATGCTAGCCCTGCTCCGCGCCCACCAGGGGCGTCTCGACGAGGCCAGGACGCTGGTCGAGGCGCTGCTGCGGGGCCCCGAGCTCAGCTTCGGCGAGCAGCTCGCCGGGCTGGTCGAAGGCATGCTCGGCTGGCTGGACGCCAGGCAGGGGCACCCCCGGGAGGGACTGCTGCGGCTGCGGGCCGGGGTGGCCCAGCTGGAGCGGCAGGAGATACCCTCGCCCTGGTCGGTGGGACAGCTCGCGCTGGTGCTGGCCCCCTCGGTCGCCTCCGTGCTGCTGGAGAACGCCCGCCACCAGCCCGCCCCCGGCGCCGCGCCCGCCGACTACGCGTGGGACGCCGCCGCGCTGCTCGGCGCCTACGAGGCGCTGCGGATCCGCCCGGTCAACCACTACCTGGAGCACCTGGAGGTCCAGGCGACCACCGAGGCGCTGCGGCAGCTGCTCGGCGACCAGGCCTTCGACCGGGCCCACGCCCGAGGCCGGCAACTGGACCTGGTCGGGGCCGTCGCCCTGATGCGCGGCGACGGCCCCGACCAGGAACAGCGCGAGCCCGGGCGCTCCGACTGA
- a CDS encoding ABC transporter permease, whose translation MSVLTAPAPTAETAAAYGDQRISLRASLHHISALTRRNLMRIKADPESMIDALLMPILFTLIFVYVFGGAVSGNQSNYIQYMVPGMLGQIGLNLAMAVGTGLNTDFTTGVMDRFRTLPIGRSSVLIAKLLSETLRCLVSLMVLLGFAMTLGLRIHTGPLQLLAALGLALAFGSSVVWISMLLGMSMKSAQAVQGVGMLVIMPLQFGSSVFAPTGTMPGWLQAFTKVNPLSALADASRALIDGGPALHPALQVLAWSAGLTVVFAPLAVAKFKKKT comes from the coding sequence ATGAGTGTGCTGACAGCCCCCGCCCCGACGGCGGAGACGGCGGCCGCGTACGGGGACCAGCGGATCAGCCTGCGGGCCTCGCTGCACCACATCAGCGCGCTGACCCGGCGCAACCTGATGCGGATCAAGGCGGACCCGGAGTCGATGATCGACGCCCTGCTGATGCCGATCCTGTTCACCCTGATCTTCGTGTACGTCTTCGGCGGCGCGGTGTCGGGCAACCAGTCCAACTACATCCAGTACATGGTCCCCGGGATGCTCGGCCAGATCGGGCTGAACCTGGCGATGGCCGTGGGCACCGGCCTGAACACGGACTTCACCACCGGCGTGATGGACCGGTTCCGCACGCTGCCGATCGGGCGCAGCTCGGTGCTGATCGCCAAACTGCTGTCGGAGACGCTGCGTTGCCTGGTGTCGCTGATGGTGCTGCTGGGCTTCGCGATGACGCTGGGGCTGCGGATCCACACCGGACCGCTGCAGTTGCTGGCGGCGCTGGGCCTGGCGCTGGCGTTCGGCTCGTCCGTGGTGTGGATCTCGATGCTGCTCGGCATGTCGATGAAGAGCGCCCAGGCGGTGCAGGGCGTCGGAATGCTGGTGATCATGCCCCTGCAGTTCGGCAGTTCGGTGTTCGCGCCGACCGGCACCATGCCGGGCTGGCTGCAGGCGTTCACCAAGGTCAACCCGCTGTCGGCGCTGGCGGACGCGAGCCGGGCGCTGATCGACGGCGGTCCGGCGCTGCACCCGGCGCTCCAGGTGCTGGCCTGGTCGGCGGGGCTGACGGTGGTCTTCGCGCCGCTGGCGGTGGCGAAGTTCAAGAAGAAGACCTGA
- a CDS encoding ATP-binding cassette domain-containing protein — protein MTSSSTNAPAVEVRGLAKYYGETKALDGVDLSVREGSVRGVLGPNGAGKTTLIRILSTLVKADAGSATVAGWDVARQPRQLRRAIGLTGQYASVDEFLSGYENLYLIGRLLDLSAKGSKQRATELLERFSLTEAAKRPAKTYSGGMRRRLDLAASMIGQPRVLFLDEPTTGLDPRTRTEVWDEVQRMVREGSTVLLTTQYMEEAEQLADDLTVIDRGRVIADGSVDALKRQVGGQTLTVRPARAEELQSMARCLAAHGATADPAAGVVQLTIADDDQLTAVVAELGLGGFGIAAIETRMPSLDEVFLSITGAGSAPDRKRLESVA, from the coding sequence ATGACATCGAGTTCTACGAACGCCCCGGCCGTCGAGGTACGGGGACTGGCTAAGTACTACGGGGAGACCAAGGCACTGGACGGCGTGGACCTGAGTGTCCGCGAGGGCAGTGTCCGGGGGGTGCTGGGGCCGAACGGGGCGGGCAAGACCACCCTCATCCGGATCCTGTCGACGCTGGTCAAGGCCGACGCGGGCAGCGCCACCGTCGCGGGCTGGGACGTCGCCAGGCAGCCGCGGCAGCTGCGCCGGGCGATCGGGCTGACCGGGCAGTACGCCTCGGTCGACGAGTTCCTGTCCGGCTACGAGAACCTGTACCTGATCGGGCGGCTGCTCGACCTGTCCGCGAAGGGGTCCAAGCAGCGCGCCACCGAGCTGCTGGAGCGCTTCTCGCTGACCGAGGCCGCCAAGCGTCCGGCGAAGACGTACTCCGGCGGCATGCGGCGGCGGCTGGACCTGGCCGCGTCGATGATCGGGCAGCCGCGGGTGCTGTTCCTGGACGAGCCGACCACCGGCCTGGACCCGCGCACCCGTACCGAGGTGTGGGACGAGGTCCAGCGGATGGTCCGCGAGGGTTCGACGGTGCTGCTGACCACCCAGTACATGGAGGAGGCCGAGCAGTTGGCGGACGACCTGACGGTGATCGACCGGGGCCGGGTGATCGCCGACGGCAGCGTCGACGCGCTCAAGCGCCAGGTCGGCGGGCAGACGCTGACGGTGCGCCCGGCCCGGGCCGAGGAGTTGCAGTCGATGGCGCGCTGCCTGGCCGCGCACGGCGCGACCGCCGATCCGGCGGCCGGGGTGGTCCAGCTCACCATCGCGGACGATGACCAACTGACGGCCGTGGTGGCCGAGCTGGGACTCGGCGGGTTCGGCATAGCCGCGATCGAGACCCGGATGCCCAGCCTGGACGAGGTGTTCCTGTCGATCACCGGCGCCGGATCGGCCCCGGACCGGAAGCGTTTGGAGAGTGTGGCATGA
- a CDS encoding transglycosylase domain-containing protein, giving the protein MAAKRSVPVGHKIGFGIRLLGGSVLAGVLVAGLGIPAVGAIGLSAKAAANDFNNIPNDLAIPDLGQSSTIYDADGGIMAKVYAQGQNRTTVPLSKIAPVMQNALIDIEDHRYYQHGAIDLEGTLRALTKNASAGATTQGGSTLTQQYVKNVFIYEAGDSPSKLAEATRQTTGRKIQELRYAIKLEEDLSKQQILDDYLNITYFGEGAYGIEAASELYFSVHASQLTLTQAALLAGLEQSPSEYDPTVNPVEALQRRNEVLAAMANYDTITQLQATEAEATPLNLKVTWPRTGCITAQQDEGFFCNYVEDVVLQDPAFGRTASARQALWDHGGLQIHTTLDPVDQAAENQAVADNVLAGNRAAASTTMVQPGTGRILAMAQSRPYGDNGNETEINYNANADYNGGEGFPTGSVFKAVTAATALEQGIPLSYSYDTPATADYPEMTDCSGVVHPAVSGDMNDTSKAPGNINMVQAMAASVNTYFVPLEAKVGLCNVVHMAQSLGLSYAGSPNGLVPLAQVQSLTLGVNALTPLQIADAYATFANNGVYCNAIAITSVTDSGGKSLPVPSADCHRVMRRSTAAGVNTLLASVVSDEGTGATVGIDWSDAGKTGTTNNDNQAWFAGYTKQISDATVVSNPDNPNDSLDPWYTISGVEYQNAYGYLTSGPIWKQAMTASMNGKPDIELSFAPRPDDAVPTPDPSSSYTGTDGGNGNGGTYGDNGGTYGNGGTYGNGGTYGNGGTGWTGWVGTGGTTGNGGTTGNGGTTGNGGIGGGTNG; this is encoded by the coding sequence ATGGCAGCTAAGAGGTCTGTTCCGGTCGGTCACAAGATCGGCTTCGGCATACGTCTGCTCGGTGGCAGCGTCCTCGCCGGCGTCCTGGTCGCCGGTCTCGGAATACCCGCGGTCGGCGCGATCGGCCTCAGCGCCAAGGCCGCCGCCAACGACTTCAACAACATCCCCAATGACCTCGCCATCCCCGATCTCGGGCAGTCGTCGACCATCTACGACGCCGACGGCGGGATCATGGCCAAGGTCTACGCGCAGGGCCAGAACCGGACGACGGTGCCGCTGAGCAAGATCGCGCCGGTGATGCAGAACGCGCTGATCGACATCGAGGACCACCGCTACTACCAGCACGGCGCGATAGACCTTGAGGGAACGCTGCGCGCCCTCACCAAGAACGCGAGCGCCGGGGCGACCACCCAGGGCGGCTCGACACTGACGCAGCAGTACGTCAAGAACGTCTTCATCTACGAGGCGGGTGACAGCCCCTCCAAGCTGGCCGAGGCGACCCGGCAGACCACCGGCCGGAAGATCCAGGAGCTGCGCTACGCCATCAAGTTGGAGGAGGACCTGTCCAAGCAGCAGATCCTCGACGACTACCTCAACATCACCTACTTCGGTGAGGGCGCGTACGGCATCGAGGCCGCGTCCGAGCTCTACTTCAGCGTCCACGCCAGTCAGTTGACGCTCACTCAGGCCGCCCTGCTGGCCGGTCTCGAACAGTCCCCGTCGGAGTACGACCCGACGGTGAACCCGGTCGAGGCGCTCCAGCGCCGCAACGAGGTGCTGGCCGCGATGGCCAACTACGACACGATCACCCAGTTGCAGGCGACCGAGGCGGAGGCCACCCCGCTGAACCTGAAGGTGACCTGGCCGCGCACCGGCTGCATCACCGCGCAGCAGGACGAGGGCTTCTTCTGCAACTACGTCGAGGACGTGGTGTTGCAGGACCCGGCCTTCGGCAGGACCGCGTCGGCCCGCCAAGCCCTGTGGGACCACGGCGGGTTGCAGATCCACACGACGCTCGACCCGGTGGACCAGGCGGCCGAGAACCAGGCCGTCGCCGACAACGTCCTGGCCGGCAACCGGGCCGCCGCCTCGACCACCATGGTCCAGCCGGGCACCGGCAGGATCCTGGCGATGGCGCAGAGCCGCCCGTACGGTGACAACGGCAACGAGACCGAGATCAACTACAACGCCAACGCCGACTACAACGGCGGCGAGGGGTTCCCGACCGGCTCGGTGTTCAAGGCGGTCACCGCCGCGACCGCCCTGGAGCAGGGAATCCCGCTCAGCTACAGCTACGACACGCCCGCCACCGCCGACTACCCGGAGATGACCGACTGCTCCGGCGTGGTGCACCCGGCGGTCAGCGGCGACATGAACGACACCTCGAAGGCCCCGGGCAACATCAACATGGTGCAGGCCATGGCCGCCTCGGTGAACACCTACTTCGTACCGCTGGAGGCCAAGGTCGGGCTCTGCAACGTGGTCCACATGGCGCAGAGCCTGGGGCTGAGCTACGCGGGCAGCCCGAACGGGCTGGTGCCGCTGGCCCAGGTGCAGTCGCTGACCCTGGGCGTCAACGCGCTGACCCCGCTCCAGATCGCCGACGCGTACGCCACCTTCGCCAACAACGGCGTGTACTGCAACGCGATCGCGATCACCAGCGTCACCGACTCCGGCGGCAAGAGCCTGCCGGTGCCGTCCGCCGACTGCCACCGGGTGATGCGGCGGAGCACGGCGGCGGGTGTGAACACCCTGCTCGCCTCGGTGGTCTCGGACGAGGGCACCGGCGCGACCGTCGGCATCGACTGGTCCGACGCGGGCAAGACCGGTACCACCAACAACGACAACCAGGCCTGGTTCGCCGGGTACACCAAGCAGATCTCCGACGCCACGGTGGTGTCCAACCCGGACAACCCGAACGACTCGCTCGACCCGTGGTACACCATCAGCGGCGTCGAGTACCAGAACGCCTACGGCTACCTCACCTCCGGGCCGATCTGGAAGCAGGCGATGACGGCCTCGATGAACGGGAAGCCGGACATCGAGCTCTCCTTCGCCCCACGCCCGGACGACGCGGTCCCCACCCCGGACCCGAGCTCCAGCTACACCGGCACCGACGGCGGCAACGGCAACGGTGGCACGTACGGTGACAACGGCGGCACGTACGGCAACGGCGGTACGTACGGCAACGGCGGTACGTACGGCAACGGCGGGACGGGCTGGACCGGCTGGGTCGGCACCGGCGGGACCACCGGCAACGGCGGGACGACCGGCAACGGCGGGACGACCGGCAACGGCGGGATCGGGGGCGGGACCAACGGCTGA